From the Desertibacillus haloalkaliphilus genome, one window contains:
- a CDS encoding carboxypeptidase regulatory-like domain-containing protein produces the protein MGYQPKNFRKFLATSVSAAVVATVAAPMGAVQVAAAENPFSDVVEGTYYYDAVTKMAEAGFINGIGNGQFGTNLELKRGDAAVLFANSLLWDTDNVSDNPFTDVENIYYHNAIVKAQELGVINGRTATTFAPQDSLTRGEMAALLTRAFDLEADLTQSVPFTDIENEYFKEDIIAVYQAGLTEGATATTFNPKGTVTRAQFATFLYRHATVQENVEAQINVETPEITSFNAIANDDQTIVVNGAATDAERVEVSLDGENFVEAELDEEGNFTFTSDQLDPGVYSVSAIAYNGEVASEVATEDVTIVSAETGVAGFVSLSGSGDVDGITVSVDGKEAKTNKDGYFAIEGITAGEHTVTVSKTGYETEELTVNVIEDKASAIFVELTALAKADIEINATVVDSQSAAPVVNADVVLERYDEDEDEWVAVDLNDAAETNSNGQIVIANNAETNANGALNYGDELRLQVSKDYNDGNLDGAYHATDWIEFSLPKDRNVTTVLDGIEMDAVEALTIDGTVLNAEEDAVASQTVQLFDQGGENLLANVDTNAEGEFEFDGLTLPSGTYFVKVDTGSAEDAIYTAELEVVEGQDVTADINLEAGFDVDVTIGAAGVANELKADDTYKAQIVSNGVVVAEDEAEIALDGDARSLGFNFDRIPSGDYTVRVSGDYILPTEFTVTVDGDDATAEGNVTTAGVIEGSISGVSEDALVSLVDADGEVVDTVETTDAYKFASVAAGDYTVEVSKAGFESKASDEFTVEAKQQVTGVDFTLEAIEEVTSATISGYVRTEGSLNPAAGASLSFYAIAVEDEEPGAYVDSVAVESNGSYSKELEEGTYQVVVRDGGNHETFMTTLNVTADRDRENVNYTLEAGGEASLELTLVDEDGEELDPTNITFDTLALYDSEADASDESTDPALTVNSADVTEETITFADLSAGTYTLVLEADGYNDVSRSVEVTKNDDATLEISFTEVVEAEEHSVSLRAIHADNNANFDGATVLAFDKDGEVAARTTTDASGEAALSLVDGAYTIAVIADGYVVSKQTVTVDGDDVTAALVQLAQY, from the coding sequence ATGGGTTATCAACCAAAAAACTTTCGTAAATTTTTAGCAACATCAGTATCGGCAGCAGTCGTAGCAACAGTCGCAGCACCAATGGGAGCGGTACAAGTAGCAGCTGCAGAGAATCCTTTTTCAGATGTTGTTGAAGGTACTTACTACTATGATGCTGTTACAAAAATGGCTGAAGCTGGTTTTATTAACGGAATTGGAAATGGCCAGTTTGGTACAAACCTCGAACTAAAACGAGGAGATGCAGCAGTATTATTCGCTAACTCATTATTATGGGACACAGATAATGTCTCAGACAACCCATTTACGGATGTTGAAAATATTTACTACCATAATGCAATTGTTAAAGCACAAGAGCTTGGCGTGATCAACGGACGTACAGCAACAACTTTTGCTCCGCAAGATAGCTTAACTCGTGGTGAAATGGCAGCTCTTTTAACGCGTGCGTTTGATTTAGAAGCAGATTTAACTCAATCAGTACCATTTACTGATATTGAAAATGAATACTTTAAAGAAGATATTATCGCTGTATACCAAGCAGGTTTAACTGAAGGTGCTACTGCAACTACATTTAACCCTAAAGGCACAGTGACAAGAGCACAATTTGCAACATTCCTATATAGACATGCAACAGTACAAGAAAATGTTGAAGCACAAATTAATGTAGAAACACCTGAAATCACAAGCTTCAATGCGATCGCTAACGATGACCAAACAATCGTTGTTAACGGAGCTGCAACAGATGCAGAACGCGTAGAAGTAAGCCTTGATGGTGAAAACTTTGTTGAGGCAGAGTTAGATGAAGAAGGTAACTTCACATTCACTTCTGATCAATTAGATCCTGGCGTTTATTCAGTATCAGCGATCGCTTACAATGGCGAGGTTGCTTCTGAAGTAGCTACAGAAGATGTAACAATTGTTTCAGCTGAAACTGGAGTTGCAGGTTTTGTATCATTAAGTGGTTCAGGCGATGTTGACGGAATTACGGTTTCTGTCGATGGAAAAGAAGCAAAAACGAATAAAGATGGCTATTTTGCTATTGAAGGAATTACGGCTGGAGAGCATACAGTAACAGTTAGTAAAACTGGTTATGAAACAGAAGAATTAACAGTTAATGTCATTGAGGACAAAGCTTCAGCTATTTTCGTTGAATTAACTGCTTTAGCTAAAGCTGACATCGAAATTAACGCAACAGTTGTTGACAGCCAATCAGCTGCTCCAGTTGTCAATGCAGATGTTGTTCTAGAGCGTTATGACGAAGATGAAGACGAGTGGGTTGCAGTTGACTTAAATGATGCAGCAGAAACTAATTCAAATGGTCAAATTGTGATTGCTAATAATGCAGAAACAAATGCAAATGGCGCACTAAACTATGGTGACGAACTTCGTTTACAAGTAAGCAAAGACTACAACGATGGAAACCTTGATGGTGCATATCATGCAACAGACTGGATCGAGTTCTCATTACCAAAAGACCGCAATGTAACAACAGTTCTTGATGGAATTGAAATGGATGCTGTTGAAGCATTAACAATTGACGGTACGGTATTAAATGCTGAAGAAGACGCTGTAGCTTCACAAACAGTTCAATTATTTGACCAAGGTGGAGAAAATCTATTAGCGAATGTCGACACAAACGCTGAAGGTGAATTTGAATTTGACGGCTTAACATTACCATCAGGCACTTACTTTGTAAAAGTTGATACAGGTAGTGCAGAAGACGCAATCTACACAGCTGAGCTAGAAGTTGTTGAAGGTCAAGATGTAACAGCTGACATTAACCTAGAAGCTGGTTTCGATGTTGATGTAACAATCGGTGCAGCTGGTGTTGCGAATGAATTAAAAGCTGATGACACGTATAAAGCTCAAATCGTATCAAATGGTGTTGTTGTAGCTGAAGACGAAGCAGAGATCGCGCTAGATGGTGATGCTAGATCATTAGGATTCAACTTTGATCGTATCCCATCAGGAGACTACACAGTTCGTGTATCAGGCGACTACATTTTACCAACTGAGTTCACTGTAACTGTTGATGGTGATGACGCAACAGCAGAAGGTAATGTAACAACTGCTGGTGTGATCGAAGGTTCAATCTCAGGCGTAAGTGAAGATGCACTAGTTTCATTAGTTGATGCAGACGGTGAAGTAGTTGATACAGTTGAAACTACTGACGCTTACAAGTTTGCTAGCGTAGCAGCTGGAGACTATACAGTCGAAGTCAGCAAAGCTGGTTTTGAATCAAAAGCATCTGATGAATTTACTGTAGAAGCGAAACAACAAGTAACTGGGGTTGACTTCACATTAGAAGCAATTGAAGAAGTAACTTCAGCAACTATCTCTGGTTATGTTCGTACTGAAGGTTCTCTAAATCCAGCAGCAGGCGCTTCTTTATCATTCTACGCAATTGCTGTTGAAGATGAAGAGCCAGGTGCATATGTAGATTCAGTAGCTGTTGAATCTAATGGTTCATACAGCAAGGAACTAGAAGAAGGAACGTACCAAGTCGTTGTTCGCGATGGTGGAAACCACGAAACATTTATGACAACATTAAATGTAACTGCTGATAGAGACCGTGAAAATGTTAACTACACATTAGAAGCTGGTGGCGAAGCTAGCCTTGAGTTAACATTAGTTGACGAAGATGGTGAAGAATTAGATCCAACTAACATCACATTTGACACATTAGCTCTATATGATTCAGAAGCTGATGCAAGTGATGAGTCAACTGACCCAGCTCTAACAGTAAATAGTGCTGATGTAACAGAAGAGACAATTACGTTTGCTGATCTTTCAGCTGGAACGTACACATTAGTATTAGAAGCTGATGGCTACAATGATGTTTCTCGTTCAGTTGAAGTTACGAAAAATGACGATGCAACTCTTGAAATCTCATTTACAGAAGTAGTTGAAGCTGAGGAGCATTCAGTAAGCCTACGTGCGATCCATGCAGACAATAATGCAAACTTTGATGGTGCTACAGTATTAGCATTTGATAAAGATGGTGAAGTTGCTGCACGTACAACTACTGACGCTTCTGGTGAAGCAGCATTATCACTAGTTGATGGAGCGTATACAATTGCTGTAATCGCTGATGGTTATGTTGTTTCAAAACAAACAGTAACTGTTGATGGTGATGATGTAACAGCTGCTTTAGTACAATTAGCTCAATACTAA
- a CDS encoding copper amine oxidase N-terminal domain-containing protein, which yields MMKRILTMLAFALILSIAPVQADASSPITVFVDGEKLEFTNDPLLENNRTIVEFRPIFEALGMSVGWEQATQKVTGEMPGTNITLTINQTTAYVNGDAQQLDVPAQILQGRTLVPLRFISEATGADVSWNQQTQTVTIETVISEEEDEGLAPEVIDIW from the coding sequence ATGATGAAAAGAATATTGACGATGCTTGCTTTCGCTCTGATTCTATCGATTGCACCTGTACAAGCTGATGCATCGTCTCCGATAACAGTTTTTGTTGATGGAGAAAAACTAGAATTTACAAATGATCCACTATTAGAAAATAACCGCACAATCGTTGAATTCCGCCCCATCTTTGAAGCACTCGGTATGTCTGTAGGTTGGGAACAAGCTACGCAAAAAGTTACTGGTGAGATGCCTGGAACGAACATCACCTTAACGATCAATCAAACAACCGCTTATGTAAATGGTGATGCGCAGCAATTAGATGTCCCAGCTCAGATTTTACAAGGAAGAACTCTCGTCCCACTCCGCTTTATTAGTGAAGCAACCGGAGCCGATGTAAGCTGGAATCAACAAACGCAAACAGTAACGATTGAAACAGTAATTAGTGAGGAAGAAGATGAAGGACTTGCTCCAGAAGTAATTGATATTTGGTAA
- a CDS encoding acyltransferase codes for MANNNQINEIYIVRTLAILGVLLVHSTSQIVVDLDQSSTYYPLYNFINIFFKFGTPTFILLSSFVLFYNYFNRPLDKSLIKRFYKKRLLYILVPYLLFSILYYSILVYYYYGHYTYSERFFDFTQKLLTGSAYTHLYFVFISIQFFILFPLLLWVFKASKKFVTYSILIGFVLQWGFVIINNLYIGYARTGSLSISYMSYYFLGAFLGIHYNTAIDWLKVKKENFMTKKGLFWVLLWIVWIGAGLAHVYLYYWTRTTGLWADSRLYTGLWNVHTITSALVLMQLSYWIYEKWSARIVNAMIHLGVASFGVYLFHPLVLFYYRRMEVSGNPIIYHAWIVGGFLAALFISWIVVGLTLKYVKGSWMIFGAAPKKVPYREVEKRNPYQDQNQSNTLSG; via the coding sequence ATGGCAAACAACAATCAAATCAATGAAATTTATATTGTCCGTACGCTCGCGATTTTAGGTGTGTTGCTTGTTCACTCAACCTCACAAATTGTCGTTGACCTTGATCAAAGTTCTACCTATTATCCACTCTATAATTTTATAAATATCTTTTTTAAGTTTGGTACACCGACATTCATTTTACTGAGCAGTTTTGTCTTGTTTTACAACTATTTCAACCGACCACTAGACAAATCGTTGATTAAACGGTTTTACAAAAAGCGTCTGCTCTATATTCTCGTTCCGTACTTGCTGTTCTCAATCTTGTATTACAGCATCCTTGTTTACTATTACTATGGACATTACACGTATAGCGAACGATTCTTTGATTTTACACAAAAGCTTTTAACAGGAAGTGCATATACGCATCTTTATTTTGTATTTATCAGTATTCAATTTTTCATCCTGTTCCCACTGCTTCTATGGGTGTTTAAAGCGAGTAAAAAATTCGTCACCTATTCGATTTTGATTGGATTTGTATTGCAATGGGGCTTCGTTATTATCAACAACCTCTATATTGGCTATGCAAGAACTGGAAGTCTTTCGATTTCGTATATGTCTTACTACTTCCTAGGGGCATTCCTTGGCATTCATTACAACACAGCGATTGACTGGCTGAAAGTGAAGAAGGAAAACTTTATGACAAAGAAAGGCTTGTTCTGGGTTCTACTCTGGATCGTTTGGATTGGGGCCGGACTTGCCCACGTCTATCTCTATTATTGGACACGAACGACTGGTTTATGGGCAGATTCAAGGCTCTATACGGGATTATGGAATGTTCATACGATCACTTCAGCACTCGTGCTCATGCAGCTATCGTATTGGATCTATGAAAAATGGTCCGCACGTATCGTTAATGCGATGATTCACTTAGGAGTAGCATCGTTTGGTGTGTATTTGTTCCATCCACTCGTACTCTTCTATTACCGTCGCATGGAGGTAAGCGGAAACCCAATCATCTATCACGCTTGGATTGTTGGTGGATTTTTAGCCGCACTATTCATCTCATGGATCGTCGTAGGTTTAACATTAAAATACGTTAAAGGCTCATGGATGATTTTCGGAGCAGCACCAAAGAAAGTACCGTACCGAGAAGTCGAAAAAAGAAACCCATATCAAGACCAAAACCAATCAAACACATTATCAGGGTGA
- a CDS encoding S-layer homology domain-containing protein, whose product MKAYQFTRVLSLVLVLTLVSMPLYGTGAAASTYGDQDSLFTSELSPGVNYENDYYRGGSIQRSVHQLTVDMNHADTSIALGIPSPLNRLTTTTQQAVANTYEGHYVVGAINGGFFNPTSRFPSSIVTVNNQLRYFGLASEDDDGPIHQSAAFGMKTDGTALIDNYDASLSVSINQVDLPVTTINHERLYGETVVYTPDHSESTVKANQYVTDVVITGASKNPAELSFGDTITGTVAEIARFGEGVDRSIPEDGFIISSHGQVLSDQLENVEVGDTVTLTAEIDDQWKQTEFMIATGPMLVKDGNVAISMNTESSFAQSRHPRTAIGVSKDGSELFMVTVDGRQTGFSDGSSLRDLANYLIELGADRAINLDGGGSTTMAARLPRLAYPVVVNSPSDGRERAVSTTLQVVSTEPPVRVDEEMIIIDEFEDVSDWRADTARASATLERSGAYDPVRLGNYSAKLDYDYSTGDEGTAAAYVAARDSQYLQGQPVEIGAWVFGDGNDHWLRGQISDRTGQNHTINFTAEDGMNWSGWRYVRADIPANVPHPISFNQIYVAQPNADKQGKGTIFIDQIEAIYDSSYHVERFSDIDSEHWAYGGVIALNDRHIITGFTDGSFQPGVSITRAQAATMLVRELGLDTENRPAPDFNDVRATSGYYDVIATVADEGLLTGKAEKTFAPNESLTRAEMAVIMQRAYNLVGETEEQFSDVNTEHWAHGAINTLAANDLAGGYPDGTFGPSNEITRAEFSVLMYRVIDDL is encoded by the coding sequence ATGAAAGCTTACCAGTTTACTAGAGTTTTATCACTCGTGCTTGTTTTGACACTTGTTTCGATGCCGTTATATGGTACGGGTGCTGCAGCATCAACGTATGGCGATCAAGATTCGCTCTTTACGTCTGAGTTGTCACCAGGCGTCAACTATGAAAATGACTATTACCGAGGAGGGAGCATACAGCGATCGGTTCACCAGCTCACTGTCGATATGAATCATGCGGATACGAGCATCGCTCTTGGGATACCGTCACCGCTTAACCGCTTAACAACGACAACTCAACAAGCGGTAGCCAATACATATGAAGGTCATTATGTCGTCGGCGCGATTAACGGAGGTTTTTTCAATCCGACATCACGCTTTCCTTCAAGCATTGTCACAGTGAACAATCAACTCCGTTATTTTGGGCTAGCATCAGAAGATGATGATGGACCGATCCATCAGTCGGCTGCCTTTGGGATGAAAACCGATGGTACAGCGCTGATTGATAACTATGATGCAAGTCTCTCAGTATCTATCAATCAAGTCGACTTGCCAGTGACGACGATTAATCACGAGCGTTTATATGGTGAAACAGTCGTTTACACACCAGATCATTCAGAATCAACGGTAAAGGCTAACCAATATGTGACCGATGTTGTGATTACCGGAGCTTCAAAAAATCCAGCAGAGCTTTCATTTGGTGATACGATTACAGGAACTGTTGCTGAAATTGCTAGATTTGGTGAAGGTGTTGATCGTTCGATTCCTGAAGATGGATTTATTATTTCATCACATGGACAGGTGTTATCTGACCAGCTTGAAAACGTAGAAGTTGGTGATACAGTCACACTTACTGCAGAAATCGATGATCAGTGGAAACAAACCGAATTCATGATTGCAACAGGGCCAATGCTTGTAAAAGATGGGAACGTAGCGATTAGTATGAATACAGAAAGTTCATTTGCCCAGAGCCGCCACCCACGTACAGCCATTGGCGTTTCCAAGGACGGTTCAGAGCTATTCATGGTCACAGTTGACGGCCGTCAAACAGGGTTTAGTGATGGAAGTAGTTTACGAGATCTAGCAAACTATTTAATCGAGCTCGGGGCTGATCGCGCGATTAACCTCGATGGTGGTGGATCAACGACAATGGCAGCGCGCCTCCCGAGGCTTGCGTATCCAGTAGTCGTTAACAGCCCATCAGATGGACGAGAGCGTGCGGTTTCAACGACGCTTCAAGTCGTAAGTACAGAACCACCAGTTCGAGTTGATGAGGAAATGATCATTATTGACGAATTTGAAGATGTGAGCGATTGGCGTGCGGATACGGCACGTGCATCAGCGACACTTGAGAGAAGTGGAGCTTATGATCCCGTACGTCTTGGAAACTATTCCGCGAAACTTGATTACGACTATTCGACAGGTGATGAGGGAACTGCAGCAGCTTATGTAGCAGCAAGAGATTCTCAGTATTTACAAGGGCAACCAGTCGAGATTGGTGCTTGGGTGTTCGGTGATGGCAATGACCACTGGCTTCGTGGTCAAATAAGCGACCGTACCGGACAAAATCATACGATTAACTTCACCGCTGAAGACGGAATGAATTGGAGTGGCTGGCGCTACGTAAGAGCAGATATTCCAGCTAACGTTCCACATCCAATTTCATTTAATCAAATTTATGTGGCGCAACCAAATGCAGATAAGCAAGGAAAAGGGACGATTTTTATCGATCAAATCGAAGCGATCTATGACTCAAGCTATCATGTCGAGCGCTTTAGTGATATTGATAGCGAGCATTGGGCATACGGTGGTGTGATCGCTCTCAACGATCGCCATATTATTACCGGATTTACTGATGGTTCGTTCCAACCTGGTGTAAGCATTACTCGGGCACAGGCAGCTACGATGTTAGTGCGAGAGCTTGGGCTTGATACAGAGAATCGCCCGGCGCCTGATTTTAACGATGTCCGTGCGACGTCAGGTTACTACGATGTGATCGCAACGGTTGCTGATGAAGGTTTACTAACCGGAAAAGCGGAGAAAACCTTTGCCCCAAATGAGTCATTAACACGTGCGGAAATGGCCGTGATCATGCAACGAGCTTACAACCTAGTTGGTGAAACTGAAGAGCAGTTTAGCGATGTGAACACGGAACATTGGGCACATGGAGCAATTAACACGCTAGCGGCTAATGACCTTGCTGGTGGATACCCAGATGGCACATTTGGTCCGAGCAACGAGATTACTAGAGCTGAGTTTTCTGTATTGATGTACCGAGTCATTGATGATCTATAA
- a CDS encoding S-layer homology domain-containing protein, with protein MKKVIAFCLIVALIVAMPFSVSANQNDDLVDHSLEEEMRSVIDRGIMRGYRDGVYGPDDSITRAQFATFIARALNLPTGSSDFDDVADDYLLRGGISRAASAGIVGGYPGNVFHPDENITREQMAVMIDRALEYQNVSRNTVHLSFTDVDNIHPMYRTAIAHNVYFGIIQGMPRGDGTYQFGPKDHATRAHAAAFIDRMLHVAENDGERIVHYQLATIDQQGNVQFAPQQYTSFDDANNQRSNQQVIYLGQDMIKMNDGIVTAAPSEGNFIVIIYDEDRKTQLAYVNAGAEMEYLDADEDFVKVQFADAVGYVEQTEVMLTPTALLEGQSYYKNVDGDLLHYIYNPLTNRYVSYMYGPAPSFLEENQEYTSINGWEFYNRANQKVGEARQYFNYLPLRTKTNYSAEELNEYIKAVRPDSPLAELGHVFKEAEEEYELNALYLLAKAIHESNYAQSQIAQEKYNLFGLRATDSDPLRNAETFDSFEDSIMYIADYVSQRYVDPNGWYFNSAVLGNKSIGLNVSYASDPFWGQKIAGHMYRADKFLGQKDLNYYTIGKTTSFLNVRHEPNTNIAAQFTYPNPGVYLAILEESTQADGTWYKIYSDHMDFTHAHVHGDYVTEITTVR; from the coding sequence GTGAAAAAGGTTATCGCCTTTTGTTTGATCGTGGCACTCATTGTAGCAATGCCATTTTCAGTAAGTGCTAACCAAAACGATGATCTCGTTGACCACTCGCTAGAAGAGGAAATGAGATCAGTGATTGATCGTGGCATTATGAGAGGCTATCGTGACGGTGTCTATGGGCCGGATGATTCGATCACACGTGCGCAATTTGCGACATTTATTGCCCGGGCACTAAATCTACCAACAGGATCATCTGATTTTGATGATGTTGCTGATGATTATCTATTAAGAGGTGGGATATCAAGAGCAGCATCAGCTGGTATCGTTGGTGGTTACCCCGGTAATGTCTTTCATCCTGATGAAAACATTACGAGAGAGCAAATGGCTGTCATGATTGACCGTGCGTTAGAGTATCAAAATGTTTCACGAAACACGGTTCACCTGTCATTTACCGATGTCGACAACATTCATCCGATGTATCGCACAGCGATCGCTCATAATGTTTACTTTGGAATTATCCAAGGAATGCCACGCGGCGATGGCACATATCAGTTTGGACCAAAAGATCATGCGACACGCGCCCATGCGGCAGCGTTTATTGACCGAATGTTACATGTTGCGGAAAATGATGGGGAACGAATCGTCCATTATCAGCTTGCGACGATTGATCAACAAGGAAATGTTCAATTTGCACCTCAGCAGTATACAAGTTTTGACGATGCGAACAATCAACGTTCGAATCAACAAGTGATTTATTTGGGACAAGACATGATTAAGATGAATGATGGAATCGTGACCGCAGCACCGTCAGAAGGGAACTTCATTGTGATTATTTATGATGAAGATCGAAAAACTCAGCTGGCTTATGTAAATGCTGGTGCTGAAATGGAGTACCTAGATGCTGATGAAGATTTCGTAAAAGTTCAGTTTGCTGATGCGGTTGGCTATGTTGAGCAAACGGAAGTGATGCTCACACCGACAGCACTACTAGAAGGTCAATCATATTATAAAAATGTTGATGGTGACCTTTTACACTATATTTATAACCCGCTAACGAATCGTTACGTATCTTATATGTATGGACCTGCTCCTTCATTTTTAGAGGAGAACCAAGAGTATACGAGCATCAATGGTTGGGAGTTTTATAATCGTGCGAACCAAAAGGTAGGCGAAGCACGTCAATATTTTAATTACTTGCCACTACGAACAAAAACTAATTATTCAGCAGAAGAGTTGAACGAGTATATCAAAGCCGTACGTCCTGACAGTCCATTAGCGGAATTAGGGCATGTCTTTAAAGAGGCAGAAGAAGAGTATGAGCTCAATGCACTATACTTGCTAGCAAAAGCGATCCATGAAAGTAACTATGCTCAAAGTCAAATTGCACAAGAAAAGTACAACCTATTTGGCTTACGTGCAACGGACAGCGATCCACTGCGTAATGCAGAGACATTTGATAGCTTTGAAGATTCAATTATGTATATCGCTGATTATGTATCACAGCGTTATGTCGATCCAAATGGATGGTATTTTAATAGTGCCGTTCTTGGTAACAAGAGTATTGGCTTGAATGTTAGCTATGCTTCTGATCCATTCTGGGGTCAAAAGATTGCTGGTCACATGTACCGTGCCGACAAGTTTTTAGGTCAAAAAGATCTAAACTACTACACTATTGGCAAAACAACTAGTTTTTTAAATGTTAGGCATGAGCCAAATACAAACATTGCAGCACAGTTCACATATCCGAATCCAGGCGTGTATCTTGCCATACTAGAAGAAAGCACGCAAGCGGATGGAACGTGGTACAAAATTTATTCAGACCATATGGATTTTACACATGCACATGTTCATGGTGATTATGTAACTGAAATTACAACGGTGAGATAA
- a CDS encoding N-acetylmuramoyl-L-alanine amidase — protein sequence MSVRKVLLLTLSVLLILSTFALPSVLAADKGKVTGSSLNVRSAPDTTAERVGSLSHGATVTITDVVDEWYEIDYDNASAFVHGDFVEVAPQANPSNENATNERNTIKIFVDEVQVELPFDEPPMVDNHLLVPFRAIGEALDIDVRWMGESKQVWSSNTTTEVLFTIDDEITRVNGDFISVSPAPRIVESSTVIPLRFFAETFDADVNWNQSTREAHINSPAEVKDESTEEVVEETEEEQRDEEKVDEPPVAEGPEVDIEDLPEVEANGEYAAVVNASPLNVRAGPGTDYESVDRLTRGDQVIVTSFNNRWVNVEYDEGKEGYVQSLYLDLYKDDEVIKLLGEPTVEQAEGQTTITLPKIGGSIRSSDREVADQVYQLSVSASETFEFPDRVRGLERTQYVEEGHRTHIYLYIEDDYHPVIQHSDDDVIITLSHGDFTEAPNLGGQKIVIDAGHGGKDPGAIANGLEEKEIVLDVSLRVQRLLEAADFDVTMTRTDDTYLTLAERVQIAHDVNADSFVSIHANAAENTNASGTETYWNATHSSENSHALAEVIQEKLLEKLDTNDRGVKDGSFYVIRNAKMPSILVELGFMTNLGDAEILRSDRYREYAAEAIAEGLIEYYE from the coding sequence TTGAGTGTCAGGAAGGTTTTGCTGCTAACTCTTAGTGTGTTGCTGATATTGTCCACCTTTGCCCTACCATCGGTTCTAGCAGCAGACAAAGGTAAGGTGACAGGCAGCAGTTTAAATGTTCGTTCGGCACCTGATACAACAGCTGAACGTGTCGGAAGCTTAAGCCATGGCGCTACCGTGACGATTACAGATGTCGTTGATGAATGGTATGAAATTGATTATGACAATGCGAGCGCCTTTGTTCACGGTGATTTTGTTGAAGTAGCACCACAAGCAAATCCATCGAATGAAAACGCTACGAATGAGCGCAACACGATTAAAATTTTTGTTGATGAAGTTCAAGTGGAGCTTCCATTTGATGAGCCACCAATGGTTGATAATCATTTATTAGTGCCATTCCGTGCAATTGGTGAAGCGTTAGATATTGACGTTCGCTGGATGGGGGAATCTAAACAGGTATGGTCATCGAATACAACAACAGAGGTCCTATTTACGATTGATGATGAGATCACTAGAGTAAATGGTGATTTTATCTCCGTAAGTCCGGCACCACGTATTGTTGAAAGCAGTACCGTCATTCCGCTTCGCTTCTTTGCAGAAACATTTGATGCTGACGTGAATTGGAATCAAAGCACACGTGAAGCGCATATTAATAGCCCTGCAGAAGTGAAGGATGAGTCAACCGAGGAAGTTGTTGAAGAAACGGAAGAAGAACAGCGTGATGAAGAGAAGGTAGACGAGCCGCCAGTTGCTGAGGGCCCAGAGGTTGACATTGAGGACCTTCCTGAGGTTGAGGCTAATGGTGAGTATGCAGCTGTTGTTAATGCATCTCCACTCAATGTGCGAGCTGGACCTGGGACAGATTATGAATCAGTTGACCGTTTGACAAGAGGGGATCAAGTCATTGTTACAAGCTTTAATAATCGCTGGGTAAATGTTGAATATGATGAGGGCAAGGAAGGGTATGTCCAATCATTGTATTTAGATCTGTATAAAGATGATGAGGTTATTAAGCTCCTTGGTGAGCCTACGGTTGAACAAGCGGAAGGTCAGACGACGATCACACTGCCGAAAATTGGTGGAAGTATCCGTTCATCTGATCGAGAAGTTGCCGATCAAGTCTATCAATTATCTGTATCAGCATCAGAAACATTTGAATTTCCTGATCGAGTTAGAGGACTTGAACGAACACAATATGTAGAAGAAGGTCACCGCACTCACATTTATTTATACATAGAAGATGATTATCACCCGGTCATTCAACATTCGGATGACGATGTGATCATTACACTAAGCCATGGTGATTTCACTGAGGCTCCTAATCTTGGAGGTCAGAAAATTGTGATTGATGCTGGTCATGGTGGTAAGGATCCAGGCGCCATTGCCAACGGATTAGAGGAAAAAGAAATTGTTCTAGATGTTAGCTTGCGCGTTCAGCGATTGCTTGAAGCGGCTGATTTCGATGTTACGATGACTAGAACAGATGATACGTATTTAACATTGGCAGAACGAGTACAAATCGCTCATGACGTTAATGCAGATTCATTTGTAAGTATTCATGCGAATGCAGCAGAGAATACAAACGCTTCGGGAACGGAGACTTACTGGAATGCCACGCATTCGAGCGAAAATAGTCACGCTCTTGCTGAAGTGATTCAAGAAAAGTTACTTGAAAAGCTCGACACAAATGACCGTGGTGTCAAAGACGGTTCGTTCTATGTGATCCGTAATGCGAAGATGCCAAGTATCCTCGTTGAATTAGGGTTTATGACAAACCTTGGGGATGCTGAGATCTTAAGGTCCGATCGTTACCGCGAGTATGCGGCTGAGGCGATTGCTGAAGGATTAATAGAGTATTATGAGTAG